One genomic window of Conger conger chromosome 7, fConCon1.1, whole genome shotgun sequence includes the following:
- the LOC133133940 gene encoding cornifelin-like, with translation MATRVVMQPQPMVLLPQAPTWSTGLFHCFQDMNICCLYFWCFWCMTCNTAQKFGECVCLPLLDLIASFTLAYFYIPMCVPPIGLSARVSVRQRYGIPGSISDDCPKATFCSACSWCQIAREIKLRSKPCSIVTHQPAAVQQQAPPPVQANLPMGAYYPPSYSASPPNPTVIVVK, from the exons ATGGCAACCCGAGTGGTGATGCAGCCGCAGCCAATGGTGCTCCTCCCTCAGGCCCCGACCTGGAGTACAGGCCTCTTCCACTGCTTCCAGGACATGAACATCT GTTGCCTGTACTTCTGGTGCTTCTGGTGCATGACGTGCAACACGGCGCAGAAGTTTGGGGAGTGCGTGtgtctccccctgctggacCTCATAGCCTCGTTCACATTGGCCTACTTCTACATCCCCATGTGTGTGCCCCCGATCGGCCTCTCTGCCCGCGTCTCCGTCCGCCAGAGATACGGCATCCCG ggcagcatcagtgatgactgtCCCAAGGCCACGTTCTGCAGCGCGTGTTCCTGGTGTCAGATTGCGCGTGAGATCAAACTGCGGAGCAAGCCCTGCTCCATCGTCACCCACCAACCAGCCGCTGTGCAGCAGCAAGCCCCGCCCCCCGTCCAGGCCAACCTACCTATGGGAGCGTATTACCCGCCCAGCTACTCCGCCTCCCCGCCCAATCCCACTGTGATCGTCGTGAAGTAG